The following coding sequences are from one Formosa haliotis window:
- a CDS encoding CBS domain-containing protein — protein sequence MNLSEYIINDIKPLSTADKISDMQLLFNQLTYTHMPIKNQDNTYIGCLSETDVYCFESDKFVQDYSYAAEGFFVRETANWLDVLETFAQNATNIMPVLSANNTYLGYYELNDVITLFNQTPFFAEDGGTLIIEKGINDYSFSEITQIIESNKGKLLGVFISKMENDLVQFTLKIGNTGLNDIIQSFRRYNYNIISGTEDDSYLENLKERSDYLNKYLNM from the coding sequence ATGAATCTTTCCGAATATATTATAAACGACATCAAGCCGTTAAGTACAGCTGATAAAATTAGCGATATGCAACTGCTATTCAATCAGCTTACCTATACCCACATGCCTATTAAAAACCAGGACAACACCTATATTGGTTGCCTGTCTGAGACCGATGTATACTGTTTTGAAAGCGATAAATTTGTTCAAGATTACAGCTATGCCGCAGAAGGCTTTTTTGTACGGGAAACAGCAAATTGGTTAGATGTTTTAGAAACCTTTGCACAAAACGCCACTAATATTATGCCTGTTTTAAGTGCCAACAACACCTATTTAGGGTATTATGAATTGAATGATGTAATTACATTGTTTAACCAAACGCCATTTTTTGCGGAAGATGGAGGCACACTAATAATTGAAAAAGGCATTAACGATTACTCGTTTAGTGAAATTACCCAAATTATAGAATCGAACAAAGGAAAGCTGCTTGGCGTATTTATTTCGAAAATGGAAAACGACTTAGTACAGTTTACTTTAAAAATAGGAAACACTGGATTAAACGATATTATACAAAGTTTTAGACGCTACAACTACAATATTATTTCTGGAACAGAAGACGATAGTTACCTAGAGAATCTTAAAGAACGTTCAGATTATTTGAACAAATACCTAAACATGTAA
- a CDS encoding NAD kinase — MKIAIFGQFYHKNSDVPVEILLRHLLKKHADIYIERHFFDLIHDELEDDQKYDVFKTFDALDATFDLLISIGGDGTILRAVTFVKDLGIPIVGINAGRLGFLATIPKEYIEKAIDDILNGNYKISERSLLAISTSPENEDIAKMNFALNEIAVSRKDTTSMITVETYLNDEYLTSYWSDGLIIATPTGSTGYSLSCGGPVITPDTNSLALTPIAPHNLNARPLIITDSTEIKLKVSGRENNYLVSLDSRIATIDNETILTIKKANFKVKMIELLNESFLNTLRKKLLWGEDKRN, encoded by the coding sequence ATGAAAATCGCCATTTTCGGACAATTTTATCATAAAAACTCTGATGTTCCTGTTGAAATTCTACTTAGACATCTGCTAAAGAAACATGCCGATATTTATATAGAACGTCATTTTTTCGATTTAATTCACGATGAATTAGAAGATGATCAGAAATACGATGTGTTTAAAACTTTTGATGCCTTAGACGCCACTTTCGATCTACTTATTAGTATTGGAGGCGATGGTACAATTTTACGAGCAGTAACTTTTGTTAAAGATTTAGGCATTCCTATTGTGGGTATAAATGCTGGCCGTTTAGGATTTTTAGCAACCATACCAAAAGAATATATCGAAAAAGCTATAGACGATATATTAAATGGAAATTACAAAATCTCTGAACGTAGCCTCCTGGCAATTTCCACCTCGCCAGAAAACGAAGACATTGCAAAGATGAATTTTGCTTTAAACGAAATTGCAGTTAGCAGAAAAGATACAACGTCTATGATTACGGTAGAAACCTACTTAAACGACGAGTATTTAACATCGTATTGGAGCGATGGTCTTATTATAGCAACACCAACAGGATCTACTGGATATTCTTTAAGTTGCGGCGGACCAGTCATTACCCCAGACACAAATAGTTTGGCTCTAACACCAATTGCCCCTCATAATTTAAATGCTAGACCACTAATAATTACCGATTCTACAGAAATTAAACTAAAAGTTAGTGGTAGGGAGAATAATTATTTAGTTTCTTTAGACTCCAGAATAGCAACTATAGATAATGAAACGATATTAACCATAAAAAAAGCAAATTTTAAAGTTAAAATGATAGAATTACTAAATGAAAGCTTTCTAAATACATTGAGAAAAAAATTATTGTGGGGAGAAGATAAACGCAATTAA
- a CDS encoding DUF6089 family protein, which yields MRYLIVLIISIFCLQHSYAQNHEIGVFLGGSNFIGDAGSTVFINPSKLAVGGVYKWNRTPRVTWRATGMISNLVFDDTKSDDPSREQRGYKVTKNRIAEASAGLEFNFFEFDLNKSDRVHTPYLFLGVSAGLTRDFHYESSRLVSDDSESWILGIPMAFGYKFRISHSLILGAEVAARYTFSDNIDGSDYTVKVDGEITEDHRYGNINNNDWYVFTGITLTYTFGRNPCYCIN from the coding sequence ATGAGGTATCTAATCGTACTTATTATTTCAATTTTTTGTCTACAACATAGTTATGCCCAAAACCATGAAATTGGTGTGTTTTTAGGAGGTAGTAACTTTATTGGCGACGCTGGTAGTACTGTATTTATTAATCCGTCTAAACTTGCCGTTGGTGGAGTGTATAAATGGAATAGAACCCCTAGAGTAACATGGAGAGCTACGGGTATGATTTCAAATTTAGTTTTCGACGATACTAAATCTGATGACCCGAGTAGAGAACAAAGAGGTTATAAAGTTACAAAAAACCGTATTGCAGAGGCTTCGGCAGGTCTGGAATTTAATTTTTTTGAATTCGATTTAAACAAATCAGATCGTGTTCATACACCTTATTTATTTTTAGGAGTATCGGCTGGTTTAACTCGCGATTTCCACTATGAATCTAGTAGGCTAGTTTCTGATGATTCTGAAAGTTGGATACTTGGTATTCCAATGGCTTTTGGTTATAAGTTCCGGATATCTCATTCCTTAATCCTTGGAGCAGAAGTAGCTGCACGTTACACTTTTTCTGACAATATAGATGGTAGCGATTACACGGTTAAAGTAGATGGAGAAATTACTGAAGATCACCGTTACGGAAATATAAACAATAACGATTGGTATGTATTTACCGGGATTACCTTAACTTATACCTTTGGAAGAAATCCATGTTATTGCATTAATTAA
- a CDS encoding pyridoxine 5'-phosphate synthase produces MTKLSVNINKIATLRNSRGGDLPNVVQFAKDVQRFGAEGVTIHPRPDERHIRYQDAFDLKAEVYTEYNIEGNPIKKFMDMVLEIQPTQVTLVPDADDAITSNAGWDTIKHKDFLIDIITECKRNQIRTSIFVDPDLKQIEGAKATGTDRIELYTEAFAHQFGLGNSDSILPYTECAVLANSLGLGINAGHDLSLDNIKFFKDNIPGLLEVSIGHALISESLYLGIENVVNMYLNKLK; encoded by the coding sequence ATGACAAAATTAAGTGTAAATATTAATAAAATAGCAACGTTAAGAAACTCTCGAGGGGGTGATTTACCTAATGTTGTTCAGTTTGCAAAAGATGTTCAGCGTTTTGGAGCCGAGGGGGTAACGATTCATCCAAGGCCAGACGAACGTCATATTCGATACCAAGATGCATTCGATTTAAAGGCAGAAGTGTATACCGAATATAATATTGAAGGAAATCCTATTAAAAAATTTATGGATATGGTTTTAGAGATACAACCTACCCAAGTCACCCTTGTTCCGGATGCTGATGATGCCATCACGTCTAACGCAGGTTGGGATACCATAAAACACAAAGATTTTTTAATAGATATTATAACAGAATGTAAACGAAACCAAATTCGTACTTCTATTTTTGTAGATCCCGATTTAAAGCAAATTGAAGGTGCAAAAGCAACTGGAACAGATCGTATCGAGTTGTATACGGAAGCCTTTGCGCATCAATTCGGTTTAGGAAACTCGGATAGTATTTTGCCTTATACCGAATGTGCTGTGTTAGCAAATAGTTTAGGGTTAGGTATTAATGCTGGGCACGATTTGTCTTTAGATAATATTAAATTTTTCAAAGATAATATCCCAGGGTTGTTAGAAGTTTCTATAGGTCATGCTTTAATTTCGGAAAGTTTGTATCTGGGCATAGAAAACGTAGTGAATATGTATTTAAATAAACTGAAATAA